ttaaaacctttttattttcccaggcattttaacatattttattgttgttaatatataccaggctgttaaatacttaaatgtatgtttttagtgttttattgtcattttattgtattttttgccttgtattcactttatgctgtacaccgccctgagagcctcaggctttgggcggtataaaaatcgaataaaataaataaaataaaaataaataaattcatttatttattagcatGTAGTGCTTCATATATGTGGCCttgtaatccccacaacaaccttgtgaggtaggtttgcattaattTTGCAATTGcagatgtgggggaggggggagagaagtgtGAAGGAGAATGACGTGCATGGACACCAAGGCAGAAAGTCCATGGGAGGGCTGAGATTTGAACCAGAGACTTCCTGATTCACACCTCTTAACCACTTCACACAGTCATATATATGTAAGTGCCCTCTGGGAATGCCCTAAAAGCAGGGAAGGATGTGTGCTCTACAGTTGCACTGCATAACTGTGAGATCTGAGATCTGCGAGCTGAAGGCGGTCAACGGGTGGCAGCAGGCTGAGAACTGCGACCTGTGCTGCTTCCTCAATGAGGACTGGCTCAATGAGGACCGGCTCAAGGCCAAGCGCCTGGTGCATCATTGGAAACTCTTCGGGCACCACGCGGCACAGGTGCTGTGCGACGAGGTGGCCGCCTGCCTCCGCAAGCTGGCCGGCCTGGAGGGCCTCCAGGAGTGCCTGGCCAAGGACAACCTGAAGCTGAAGGAGCTCTGCTTGGCCCTCGAGGAGGAATGCGCCTCCACGTGGCCCGACGCCAGCCCTGCCGGCTGCTCCTTGGAGCTTAGCCTGCCCTGCAGGCCCCATGACCTAGATGACAGCAGCTTCAGCACCGGCAGCGCCAGCAGCCCAGAGCAGCTCCACTCCACCTGCACCCCCAATGACTAAACCTGCAGGGAGGATGCCTCGCCTCCTTCGCCCCCGTGAGGGAAGATGGGTGCGCCCTGCCCTAGCCCGCGGGCTCTCTGCCCTTTGCTCCACACTCCTGGCATCAAAGAACCTGGACGGGGCAATATGTTTGCCTCTGTTCCTATTTCTTCTGCCTGGCTGAAGATGTCATGCCTGGGGAAACCCGTACCCGTCTCAGTCCCAAAGCAGGGCAGCGGAGGATGTATGTAatttattctgagtttctttcctggacatttttctccccttaataatgttatttgttatttagtttaatttttgtaaattgtgttgcttttactgatgtatttttacacttgtgtttatttttcttcgtaagccgccttgagggtctttggccgaaaggcggggtataaataataataataataacaacaacaacagcagcagcagcagcagcagcagcatagttCAATACTGGGCCCAGAATTcagtctcagctttcatttaaaaatacccacaagtttctagccctcaaggCTGGAAAGATAGGCAATGGGGTTGCCATCTCATAGGGGGGCACAATAttctgttataaataaataatacatgaatCAGCTGTCCAACCTCATCAGTATGTCATAGGGGCAGACTGGCAGGCGATAGACCACATGACaaattaatacagtagggccccgcttacctgcGTTCCATTTTgcggcgttccactgatgcggcggctttcaatttggggaaattccccattttaaagccgattttgcgattttacagcattttgcgacattttcacatcattttcgcacgacgcggcccattatagtcaatgggttccgctttacggcgatttccgctttacagcggggggctggtccctaacccaccgtataagcggtgCCCTACTGTATGCAAACATGTTCATTTACATGAACGTGCATTTAGAAGTAGAGGCATTTCAACATCaaaattcctcccctccccactgagaTATTTAAATTCCAGAGAACCTGAGATGGACAATGCTAGCAACTCATCCTAGTACTCTTAATATGAATCCTAATAGTTTCCAGGCATACCATACGTGGTATACCTCTGCCCAGGCACTttgatcctcaggagagaccCTCTTAGTAATACTACATGCGCCTGAGGTCCATTTTATGTCCACTTATAGCAGGGTCTTAAgagtggtggcacctgccctttggaatgaaCATCAGGTGGGCACCTATGGTATTGGCATTTAGGTGCCTTCTTAGAACTCatctgttcacccaggctttccctgaggggTGATATTTGACGTATGAATCCAATCTActgatttgtgatgtattttgtacttgttttatggatTTAATTCCACTGCTGATTTTATGCTGTTTACTGTCAtgagatttccccctcccccttaatGTTGGCAGTATATGGAatgtttgcaaataaataaatacaaattaataaGGCATTCCCAAAAGGCAAAAAGAGGGGCAAAAAAGGGACAGTGACTCACCAGAGATGAGAAAATAGGCACCGTGATCACAGTATATGTAGGGATAGTTGAAGCTTGTGCTAAAGTCTTGGGAGTGGAGGCTGATTGATGCTACTGTTGTCTCCCAAACAGATATATAGCAGCCATCTAAGCTAGAAAATAGCTGTATTTGTTTTAGTCTTATTCCTGATCGATCTCTTTCTCCCTCCAGGCATATCTGCATGACAAGCCTATGGGCCCCTCATcagaggggtttttttgcaggtgaattctgcaacatgccattgatGGCACAATAGCACactagacagctggtatagcgtaaataggaggagagcctggctgggagtccagagtctgggagttcaaatccccgctcgagtctcctgggtataaagggccagctaaagatcaccccacagggagtggctcaggggttccgtgacctgccacctgtgcagctgtgggcaagctgcagagtcccaaggagcccagttgccccccagctggcagttgcggacaaggaaggggctggcttgtgcagctgtggcaagctgagccagctggggaggactagcctcagagggaggcaatggtagaccccctctgaatagcgcttacAATGAAatcgctattcatagggtcgccgtaagtcgggatcgacttgaaggcagtccatttccatttcagtagaCGGGACCGCCCACATCCTATTCCACTTTATTCGTTGTTC
This DNA window, taken from Rhineura floridana isolate rRhiFlo1 chromosome 2, rRhiFlo1.hap2, whole genome shotgun sequence, encodes the following:
- the LOC133378046 gene encoding coiled-coil domain-containing protein 85B-like, with amino-acid sequence MCALQLHCITVRSEICELKAVNGWQQAENCDLCCFLNEDWLNEDRLKAKRLVHHWKLFGHHAAQVLCDEVAACLRKLAGLEGLQECLAKDNLKLKELCLALEEECASTWPDASPAGCSLELSLPCRPHDLDDSSFSTGSASSPEQLHSTCTPND